In Deltaproteobacteria bacterium, one DNA window encodes the following:
- a CDS encoding ABC transporter substrate-binding protein — MKAGWLKWVHAPVFSKKYRVLNFSIYSFIFLYSFPLFSFERVISLKPNITEVVFALGLGNKLVGVTSYCDIPPEAKKITHVSDYIQPSLEKVIALKPDLILTSQENSSRREIEFLIEKGYRVENSKWDTLDNSLESILNLGLLLGKKEIAEKLTQEIINKLNNIASKNLGVKKKVLFVVGQQPLIVAGSNNIFGDVAHYLGLENVAAQSKLKYPNYSLEMLVKSSPDLIIDLSIGMEGTQKSEKDLLSWWRQYPWVPAVKNDRVYFFHMEELRASPRFPEAVERISRMIR, encoded by the coding sequence TTGAAAGCTGGTTGGCTGAAATGGGTGCACGCCCCGGTTTTTTCAAAGAAGTACCGAGTACTCAATTTCAGCATTTATAGTTTTATCTTTCTCTATTCTTTTCCCCTTTTTTCTTTTGAACGCGTCATCTCCCTCAAACCCAATATTACCGAAGTGGTTTTTGCTCTTGGCCTAGGAAACAAGTTGGTGGGGGTAACCAGTTATTGCGACATTCCTCCTGAAGCAAAAAAAATCACTCATGTCTCCGATTATATTCAGCCTTCTTTGGAAAAAGTCATCGCCCTAAAACCCGATCTTATTTTAACTTCACAAGAAAATAGTTCACGCCGAGAAATAGAATTCCTTATCGAAAAAGGGTACCGCGTCGAAAATAGCAAATGGGACACCTTGGATAACAGCTTAGAAAGTATTTTAAATTTGGGTCTACTCTTGGGTAAAAAGGAAATCGCTGAAAAATTGACGCAGGAAATAATAAATAAATTAAACAATATTGCGTCAAAAAATTTAGGAGTAAAAAAGAAAGTACTTTTCGTTGTAGGACAGCAACCCCTGATTGTTGCTGGATCTAATAATATTTTTGGTGACGTTGCCCATTATTTAGGTTTGGAAAATGTGGCGGCCCAAAGCAAACTCAAATATCCAAATTATTCTCTTGAAATGCTTGTCAAAAGCTCACCCGATCTGATCATCGATTTGTCGATTGGAATGGAAGGAACTCAAAAAAGTGAAAAAGATTTGCTGTCCTGGTGGAGGCAATATCCTTGGGTGCCAGCAGTAAAAAATGATCGTGTTTATTTTTTTCACATGGAAGAACTCAGGGCGTCACCTCGTTTTCCGGAGGCGGTGGAGAGGATATCGAGGATGATTAGGTAA
- a CDS encoding iron ABC transporter permease — MFQKFKLKISILILFFFFSVFLSLSVGVSQFSFQSFLSASNQEIILQLRLPRILLGALVGIALSVSGAAFQALLRNPLADPFILGVSGGAALGSVLAVGLHLPFIWVSLFAFGAALLSMLLIYSLAQTKGRLNPHTLLLVGVLFNTTTFALILFINALVSMEDLHRIWFLMVGSLEAIEYSRLALVAFLVFLGLGIIFYDASSLNLLTLGEENASLLGVEVERVRTRVFFAASLMVGAIVSVSGLIGFVGLAVPHIVRLWLGADHRLLIPSTAVFGASFLVLSDFIARIAFSGENFQTQLPVGVLTALIGAPLFFYLLRHETRG, encoded by the coding sequence ATGTTCCAAAAATTCAAACTCAAAATAAGTATTCTTATTTTATTTTTTTTCTTTTCCGTTTTTCTTTCCTTGAGTGTGGGTGTGTCCCAATTTTCATTCCAATCTTTTCTTTCAGCTTCTAATCAAGAAATCATCCTGCAACTTCGTCTTCCCCGAATTCTTCTGGGGGCTTTAGTCGGCATTGCTCTTTCCGTTTCAGGGGCTGCTTTTCAGGCCTTGCTGCGTAATCCTCTGGCAGATCCTTTTATTCTTGGTGTTTCTGGTGGTGCGGCCTTGGGAAGTGTGTTGGCAGTGGGTTTGCATTTACCCTTTATTTGGGTTTCGCTATTCGCCTTTGGGGCGGCCTTGCTCTCCATGTTATTGATTTATAGCTTGGCTCAGACGAAAGGCCGTTTGAATCCCCACACCTTGCTTTTGGTGGGCGTGCTTTTTAATACCACCACTTTTGCGCTTATCTTGTTTATCAATGCCTTGGTTTCTATGGAAGATCTGCACCGCATCTGGTTCTTGATGGTGGGCTCGCTCGAAGCCATTGAATATTCCCGCTTGGCTTTGGTCGCTTTTCTGGTTTTTTTAGGTTTGGGGATTATTTTTTACGATGCCTCTTCCTTGAATCTCCTGACATTGGGAGAAGAGAATGCAAGCCTGTTGGGCGTGGAGGTTGAAAGGGTACGCACCCGAGTTTTTTTTGCCGCCTCGCTTATGGTAGGGGCAATTGTTTCAGTGAGTGGATTGATTGGTTTTGTAGGTTTGGCCGTACCCCACATCGTCCGTTTGTGGCTGGGTGCCGATCATCGCCTGCTGATTCCCTCCACCGCAGTTTTTGGAGCCAGCTTTTTAGTCTTATCCGATTTTATTGCACGGATTGCTTTTTCAGGAGAAAATTTTCAAACTCAGCTTCCGGTGGGAGTGCTTACCGCCCTGATTGGCGCACCCTTGTTTTTTTATTTGTTAAGACATGAAACGAGGGGTTAG
- the nadC gene encoding carboxylating nicotinate-nucleotide diphosphorylase, producing the protein MGKFVSLSEAKAKLNRKVSIPYQILIKNALQEDLGKNDITTQALFTKKSPRVSARIIAKQDLVLAGAMIAKKTFKQVDPQLKIRLIKKDGIFCEAGQSILEISGKASSILTAERTALNFLQHLSGVATLTQRFVQAVKGTCAKILDTRKTLPGWRNLQKYAVKVGGGANHRFGLYDAYLIKDNHLALYGSLSQAIEAVRKHRGKKSIKIEVEVDTLQQFEEAIDCGPDIILLDNMSLEDMHLAVLRNHKIPPKNRPKLEASGSVNLNNVRAIAQTGVDFISVGALTHSAQAMDLSLEIKLDREMVFAIKKFS; encoded by the coding sequence ATGGGAAAGTTTGTTTCGCTTTCAGAAGCCAAGGCAAAATTGAATCGAAAGGTGAGCATCCCTTATCAAATCTTAATAAAAAATGCTCTTCAAGAAGATCTCGGGAAAAATGATATTACCACTCAGGCTCTCTTTACAAAAAAATCACCTCGAGTGTCTGCCCGCATTATCGCCAAACAAGATTTAGTTTTAGCGGGTGCAATGATAGCCAAAAAAACTTTTAAGCAAGTAGACCCCCAGCTTAAAATTCGCTTAATTAAAAAAGACGGAATTTTTTGCGAGGCAGGGCAAAGTATTTTAGAAATCTCCGGAAAAGCCTCCTCTATTTTAACGGCGGAGCGGACAGCGCTTAATTTTTTACAACATTTATCAGGAGTAGCAACCCTTACGCAGCGTTTTGTGCAGGCGGTAAAAGGAACTTGCGCAAAAATTTTAGACACCCGAAAAACATTGCCAGGCTGGCGCAATCTACAAAAATATGCAGTGAAAGTGGGCGGAGGGGCGAATCATCGTTTTGGCCTCTACGATGCCTATCTCATTAAAGATAATCATTTGGCGCTTTATGGATCTCTTTCTCAGGCGATTGAAGCGGTTCGAAAACATCGAGGGAAAAAATCGATAAAAATAGAAGTGGAAGTTGACACTTTGCAACAGTTTGAAGAGGCGATTGATTGTGGTCCAGACATTATTCTTTTGGACAATATGTCTTTGGAAGATATGCATCTGGCGGTACTTCGCAATCACAAAATTCCTCCTAAAAACCGGCCTAAGCTTGAGGCCTCTGGATCTGTGAATTTAAATAATGTCCGTGCCATTGCTCAAACAGGAGTGGATTTCATTTCTGTTGGAGCGCTTACTCATTCAGCCCAGGCCATGGATCTGAGTTTGGAAATAAAATTGGACCGCGAAATGGTGTTCGCTATTAAAAAATTCAGCTAG
- a CDS encoding DUF861 domain-containing protein, translating into MAIKYLPWNKAEEPTTEYISSELSKEYLGKSAFPWPRQHYHGPAKTNHQECFWLVRGEITFQSGDTKIEMKAGDRVFCEKGLSYAIRVNSPAGCFLLVGKR; encoded by the coding sequence ATGGCAATAAAGTATTTACCTTGGAACAAGGCCGAGGAACCCACAACGGAATATATAAGTTCTGAACTCAGCAAAGAATATTTGGGAAAATCAGCTTTTCCCTGGCCGCGTCAGCATTATCACGGTCCCGCCAAAACCAACCACCAGGAATGTTTTTGGTTAGTAAGAGGGGAAATTACCTTTCAAAGTGGGGATACAAAAATAGAAATGAAGGCTGGAGACCGCGTGTTCTGCGAAAAAGGGTTATCCTATGCCATTCGAGTGAATTCTCCTGCAGGCTGTTTTCTTCTGGTTGGAAAAAGATGA
- a CDS encoding type III pantothenate kinase — protein MLLTLDIGNTNMVIGVFQLPGKTKNRPQRGPEGATQATLVEHWRLETKKERTSDEFGILIKELFQFAKLNFEDITDVVISSVVPTLEFAMERMCERYLKIKPLWITPQIKTSIKIKLDNPKEIGADRIVNAVAGFKKYGGPLIIVDFGTATTFDYISAKGEYCGGMIAPGISISNEALFERAAKLPHVEIKKPSRAIGKNTIESMQAGIYFGYIGMVDEIIRRMIEESKEKKVQVIATGGFTSLIVPESKRIKKVDPFLTLEGMRLIWEKNR, from the coding sequence ATGCTTCTCACCTTAGACATCGGCAACACCAATATGGTTATTGGAGTTTTTCAATTGCCTGGAAAAACCAAAAATAGGCCGCAACGCGGACCAGAGGGGGCGACGCAAGCCACTCTAGTAGAACATTGGCGCCTGGAAACCAAAAAGGAACGTACCTCCGATGAATTTGGAATTCTCATCAAGGAACTTTTTCAATTCGCCAAGCTCAATTTTGAAGACATTACAGATGTGGTCATCTCCAGCGTCGTTCCTACCTTGGAATTTGCGATGGAACGCATGTGCGAACGTTATTTAAAAATAAAGCCGCTTTGGATTACCCCACAGATTAAAACTTCCATTAAAATCAAACTGGATAATCCAAAAGAAATTGGGGCAGACCGTATAGTGAATGCGGTCGCGGGTTTCAAAAAATATGGGGGCCCCCTCATTATTGTAGATTTCGGCACCGCCACCACCTTCGATTACATCAGCGCCAAAGGAGAATACTGCGGAGGAATGATTGCACCCGGTATTTCCATCTCCAATGAAGCCCTTTTTGAGAGAGCGGCCAAATTACCCCATGTAGAAATCAAAAAACCCAGCCGCGCGATTGGAAAAAACACCATCGAAAGCATGCAGGCGGGAATTTATTTTGGCTACATCGGTATGGTAGATGAAATTATTCGACGTATGATTGAAGAATCGAAAGAAAAGAAGGTGCAAGTGATTGCCACCGGGGGCTTTACCAGTCTGATCGTGCCCGAATCGAAACGCATCAAAAAAGTGGATCCCTTCCTCACCCTCGAAGGCATGCGTTTGATTTGGGAGAAAAATCGCTAA
- a CDS encoding biotin--[acetyl-CoA-carboxylase] ligase, with amino-acid sequence MPPLLNVSEILKNSSPQLPPSLKILILDQIDSTNSEAQRLISEKKMPPPLVIFAESQTQGRGRLDRKWESPAYQNLYLSLVIELPSQNLLAQNTLICGIALLESLLPLVPQGLQLKWPNDVLLNKKKVAGILSELVLNIGQPAKLIIGVGINVNAGPKDFSETLSNKATSLKIEFSKDFNRAEIAGRFLASFFSAFEEYFQTGFAPFREKWEGYAKPWGTRVSVEEAELRYEGTYLGLNKEGYLRVQTATGENLVIAGDVNWGI; translated from the coding sequence ATGCCACCCCTCTTAAACGTCTCTGAAATTTTAAAGAATTCTTCTCCTCAGCTCCCCCCTTCCTTGAAAATTCTCATTCTGGATCAGATTGATTCCACAAATAGCGAGGCCCAGCGTCTGATTTCTGAAAAAAAAATGCCCCCCCCACTGGTGATTTTTGCAGAATCCCAAACCCAGGGAAGAGGCCGTCTGGATCGAAAATGGGAATCCCCTGCCTATCAGAATTTATACCTCAGTCTTGTGATTGAGTTGCCTTCTCAAAACTTGCTGGCCCAAAACACCCTTATTTGTGGCATTGCGCTACTGGAAAGCCTGCTTCCCCTTGTCCCTCAGGGACTTCAGCTAAAATGGCCCAATGATGTGTTGCTGAATAAAAAAAAAGTGGCAGGAATCCTGAGCGAACTGGTTTTAAATATTGGGCAGCCAGCAAAGTTGATTATCGGCGTAGGAATTAATGTGAATGCGGGGCCCAAAGATTTTTCGGAGACCCTTTCAAACAAGGCAACTTCGCTCAAAATTGAATTTTCCAAAGATTTTAACCGGGCCGAAATCGCAGGTCGTTTTCTAGCCTCTTTTTTCTCCGCCTTTGAGGAATATTTCCAAACAGGCTTTGCCCCTTTTAGAGAAAAGTGGGAGGGCTATGCCAAGCCCTGGGGCACTCGTGTATCAGTTGAGGAAGCTGAACTTCGCTATGAGGGGACTTACCTGGGACTGAACAAAGAAGGTTATTTAAGAGTACAAACGGCGACAGGAGAAAACTTAGTGATTGCAGGAGATGTGAATTGGGGGATTTGA
- a CDS encoding diguanylate cyclase yields MHLLRDIKEHLGWKIAILTSVVLFVVAGLLIFTLSVIEVQFFSKFNLIQILAVSVILLALVSVMAIYISTMIFVQRPLGKLLSVIRKAEKGDLNVRVQNESEDEIGDLAHQFNQMLHRIGELDTKKIRTERQLIQAQEELKYKKALEEKSKIIEETNQKLARSFQDLSLLYQVSQSISSTLEKDELYNVLLDVVVKTLGFQEFALLEFDEKTQKLVVKLAYGFEDNERVKDLSFDLGEGISGKVAQQRQVVYIEDTSQDSLYLHYKGEKNDHGSFLSVPILSHQKLHGVMNFTRPHARAFSEMEIKLLVSLAVQIGSALENAKLFTQTKELSVTDELTQIFNRRHFQQMLNQEWKRALRFQRNVSLLMIDADHFKRFNDSYGHLQGDQALIQIAKTLSSHVREVDTVARYGGEEFAIILTHTSLEDAQHVAEKLRAHVEKHPILDTQGAIISSISISIGVSNYPQTASNMDDLLNQADMALYDAKGQGRNRVVAFQDAKTVGHLRILS; encoded by the coding sequence ATGCATTTATTAAGAGACATCAAAGAACATTTGGGTTGGAAGATTGCGATCCTGACTTCCGTGGTTTTGTTTGTTGTGGCGGGCCTGTTGATCTTTACCCTCTCCGTCATTGAGGTTCAGTTTTTCTCCAAATTCAACCTGATTCAGATTTTAGCAGTGTCTGTCATTCTACTCGCCTTGGTCTCGGTGATGGCCATCTATATTTCTACCATGATTTTCGTCCAACGGCCTTTGGGGAAGTTACTTTCCGTCATTCGTAAGGCCGAAAAAGGGGATTTGAATGTGCGAGTACAGAATGAATCGGAGGATGAGATTGGCGATCTTGCGCATCAATTCAACCAGATGTTACACCGTATTGGGGAGTTGGATACCAAAAAAATTCGTACCGAGCGGCAATTGATCCAGGCCCAGGAAGAGTTGAAATACAAAAAAGCCCTCGAGGAAAAGTCCAAAATCATCGAAGAAACCAACCAAAAACTGGCGCGCAGTTTTCAAGACTTGTCCCTGCTCTATCAAGTTTCTCAAAGCATTTCCTCCACCCTCGAAAAAGACGAACTCTATAATGTGTTGCTCGATGTAGTGGTGAAGACTTTGGGTTTTCAGGAATTTGCCTTATTGGAATTTGATGAGAAAACACAAAAACTGGTCGTCAAGTTGGCCTATGGTTTTGAGGATAATGAACGGGTGAAGGATCTTTCTTTTGATCTGGGGGAAGGTATTAGCGGCAAAGTGGCTCAGCAACGCCAGGTGGTTTATATCGAAGACACTTCACAAGACAGTCTTTACCTGCATTATAAAGGGGAAAAAAACGACCATGGGTCTTTTTTATCCGTGCCTATCTTATCGCATCAAAAATTGCATGGGGTGATGAACTTTACACGTCCCCACGCCAGGGCCTTCAGTGAAATGGAGATAAAATTATTGGTCTCTCTGGCCGTACAAATTGGTTCTGCCCTTGAAAACGCAAAGCTGTTCACCCAAACCAAAGAGTTGTCTGTCACCGATGAGCTCACTCAAATATTCAACCGTCGCCATTTTCAGCAAATGCTTAACCAGGAATGGAAACGCGCTCTGCGTTTTCAACGCAATGTTTCTCTACTCATGATCGATGCAGATCATTTCAAAAGGTTCAATGATAGTTACGGGCATCTTCAAGGGGATCAGGCCCTCATTCAAATTGCCAAGACGCTTTCCAGCCATGTGCGCGAAGTAGACACCGTAGCTCGCTATGGAGGTGAAGAATTTGCGATTATTTTGACCCACACGAGCTTGGAAGACGCGCAGCATGTGGCCGAAAAACTCCGTGCCCACGTAGAAAAGCATCCCATTTTGGATACCCAAGGGGCGATCATCTCCTCTATCAGTATTTCCATTGGGGTTTCCAACTACCCGCAAACGGCTTCCAATATGGATGACTTACTCAATCAGGCCGACATGGCACTCTATGATGCAAAGGGGCAGGGGAGAAATCGTGTCGTGGCTTTTCAGGATGCCAAAACGGTGGGTCATCTGCGAATCTTGTCCTAA
- a CDS encoding nucleotidyltransferase family protein, with protein MNSHFPQKAMLLAAGLGERLRPLTLTTPKPLIEVGEKSLIEYNLDLLKKFGIGEVVINLFHLGEQIEAQLGNGLKFDFKISYSKEKILMGTGGGLKQAEQYFDSTFVMLNADVLIDADLKALFELHQRHNALATLLVSGVEREDVKRKVYLDDDGKIVAISELDPSHSPLPQGERGRIFTGLQILEPEIFSYLPANHVCSIIDEAYLPALAQGKTLAGLTHPGYFHDVGSFDRLEEVRRIF; from the coding sequence ATGAATTCACATTTCCCCCAAAAAGCCATGCTCCTCGCCGCAGGCCTGGGCGAGCGGCTGAGACCGCTTACCTTGACGACCCCCAAGCCCTTGATTGAAGTGGGGGAAAAAAGTCTGATTGAGTATAATCTGGATTTGCTGAAAAAGTTTGGCATTGGCGAAGTGGTCATCAACCTGTTTCATCTGGGCGAACAGATTGAAGCTCAATTGGGCAATGGATTAAAGTTCGATTTCAAAATCAGCTACTCGAAAGAAAAAATCCTGATGGGCACGGGTGGCGGATTGAAGCAGGCTGAGCAATATTTTGATTCTACTTTTGTCATGCTGAATGCGGATGTGTTGATCGATGCCGATTTGAAAGCCCTTTTTGAGCTGCATCAGAGGCATAACGCCTTGGCCACCTTGCTGGTTTCAGGAGTAGAAAGAGAAGATGTGAAACGGAAGGTGTATTTGGATGATGACGGAAAAATTGTTGCTATCAGTGAATTGGACCCCTCACACTCCCCTCTCCCTCAAGGGGAGAGGGGAAGAATTTTTACAGGACTACAAATTCTGGAACCCGAAATCTTTTCTTATCTTCCTGCAAATCATGTTTGCTCCATCATCGATGAGGCTTACCTCCCCGCTTTGGCGCAGGGCAAAACCCTCGCAGGACTAACTCATCCCGGTTATTTTCATGATGTGGGATCTTTTGACCGACTCGAAGAGGTGCGTCGGATTTTTTAG
- a CDS encoding Fic family protein yields MYSPHFDLSSRLLNFITQATELKTLINQSLIKVPWLPQLQNETTIKLAHFSTAIEGNLLTLPEVQSLSQGEEIFAEKKSKQEVLNYLSALRWIWTQKSNALIQETTLLKLHKIIAQSLLKPEQCGKYKTVQNRVVNSRGQTIYTPPAPQETQALVTQFLSWLNSKAAYELHPILSSAIAHHHLVSIHPFSDGNGRISRALGIWVLYTRGFDTHHLLALDEYFEADRARYYNKIQQARDMDNDLSYWIEYVAEGVVQTLKATQHRIVSLQVSAKDHTITLNKKQEDLLRFIRDKGKVRSPEIERAFAISRSRISQILQPLIAQDLVIREGFTRATFYRLA; encoded by the coding sequence ATGTATTCACCCCATTTTGATTTGAGTAGCCGCCTTTTAAATTTCATTACCCAGGCAACGGAACTCAAGACTTTGATTAACCAAAGCCTGATTAAAGTGCCTTGGCTTCCACAACTGCAAAATGAGACCACTATTAAACTGGCCCACTTTTCAACTGCAATTGAAGGAAATTTACTGACACTTCCTGAAGTTCAATCTTTGTCACAGGGAGAAGAAATATTTGCGGAGAAAAAGTCCAAACAAGAGGTTCTCAATTATTTATCTGCTCTTCGCTGGATTTGGACTCAAAAATCAAATGCGCTGATTCAAGAAACCACTCTCCTGAAGCTTCATAAAATAATTGCTCAAAGCTTGCTCAAGCCCGAACAGTGTGGAAAATACAAAACCGTTCAAAATCGAGTGGTCAATTCCCGTGGGCAAACGATTTACACTCCTCCTGCCCCTCAAGAAACTCAAGCTCTCGTGACTCAATTTTTATCCTGGTTGAATTCGAAAGCAGCCTATGAACTTCATCCGATCCTGAGCTCTGCCATCGCTCATCATCATTTGGTTTCTATCCATCCTTTTAGCGATGGAAACGGAAGAATTTCACGAGCCTTAGGAATATGGGTTCTTTATACGCGTGGATTTGACACGCATCATCTCCTTGCCTTGGACGAATATTTTGAAGCAGATCGGGCCCGCTACTACAACAAAATTCAACAGGCACGAGATATGGATAACGACTTGAGTTACTGGATAGAGTACGTCGCAGAAGGCGTAGTGCAAACCTTAAAAGCCACCCAACATCGCATTGTATCGCTTCAGGTAAGTGCAAAGGATCACACAATCACTTTAAATAAAAAACAGGAAGATTTGCTGAGGTTTATAAGAGACAAAGGCAAAGTACGATCACCTGAAATTGAAAGAGCCTTTGCTATTTCGCGGAGCCGCATCAGTCAAATTCTGCAACCGCTTATTGCGCAAGATTTGGTGATTCGCGAAGGATTTACACGGGCAACCTTTTATCGTTTAGCTTGA
- a CDS encoding phosphotransferase: MKTLIKTLLEKTFKTQIRSFELQKLCEHASYRAYYRVSFQIPSPLEGEGVRRTGEGPITLILMQMPAGASSVSEEITNYQGKKEELPFINIQRYLSSLGLPIPKIYAWDEENKLMLLEDVGDQHLELYLKDASPELRISFYKRAIDLLVEMQKKTSFSPSPQPSPARGEGVIAFARNFDETLLNWEFDHFLEYGIEDRFKIKIPESEKKVFTEITRQISKEIAASPYIFVHRDFQSRNLMMKDYQLYILDFQDALLGPQTYDLVSLTRDSYIELSPEAVEKLIDYFLEARKKAGIEIQNTPAFKKLFYQNTLQRKLKDTGRFQFINTVKGNPSFLVSVPSSLRYVKQAFEKLPEYEELGKWIAGYVGELH, encoded by the coding sequence ATGAAAACACTGATTAAAACCCTCCTAGAAAAAACCTTCAAAACCCAAATCAGATCCTTCGAGCTTCAAAAACTCTGCGAGCATGCCTCGTATCGCGCCTACTATAGAGTCTCTTTCCAAATCCCCTCTCCCCTCGAGGGAGAGGGTGTCCGCAGGACGGGAGAGGGGCCAATCACTCTGATCCTCATGCAAATGCCCGCTGGAGCCTCTTCGGTCTCCGAAGAAATTACCAATTATCAGGGCAAAAAGGAGGAGCTTCCTTTCATCAACATTCAGCGCTATTTGAGTTCTCTGGGACTTCCCATCCCCAAAATTTATGCCTGGGATGAAGAAAACAAACTCATGCTTTTAGAAGATGTAGGCGATCAGCATCTGGAATTGTATCTGAAGGATGCCTCCCCTGAACTGCGGATTTCATTCTATAAACGGGCCATAGATTTATTGGTTGAGATGCAGAAGAAGACTTCTTTTTCCCCCTCTCCCCAACCCTCCCCCGCAAGGGGCGAGGGAGTAATCGCCTTTGCCCGAAACTTTGATGAAACCCTGCTCAACTGGGAATTCGATCATTTTCTGGAGTATGGCATTGAAGACCGCTTCAAAATTAAAATCCCGGAATCTGAAAAAAAAGTTTTCACAGAAATCACGCGTCAAATCTCAAAAGAAATTGCTGCCTCGCCTTACATTTTTGTGCATCGCGATTTCCAAAGTAGAAATTTGATGATGAAAGATTATCAGCTCTATATCCTGGATTTTCAGGATGCCCTGCTGGGCCCGCAGACTTATGATCTAGTGAGTTTGACGCGGGATTCTTATATTGAACTTTCCCCCGAAGCGGTTGAAAAGTTGATCGATTATTTTTTGGAGGCTCGCAAAAAGGCCGGTATTGAAATACAAAACACCCCTGCATTCAAAAAACTATTTTATCAAAATACCCTTCAGCGAAAACTGAAAGATACCGGACGTTTTCAATTCATCAATACTGTGAAAGGAAACCCGAGTTTCTTGGTCAGCGTGCCTTCTTCGCTACGCTACGTCAAACAAGCCTTTGAGAAGTTGCCGGAGTATGAAGAGTTAGGAAAATGGATTGCGGGATATGTGGGGGAGCTTCATTAG
- a CDS encoding divalent-cation tolerance protein CutA has protein sequence MPSPNNFVLCLSTHNQLKPAKKIAETLVKEKLVACVNLVPQLLSIYNWKSKLCKDKEILLVMKTKKSLAKKLEQRLCELHSYEVPEFIVLPIAACSKAYGLWMKENTLI, from the coding sequence ATGCCGTCTCCAAATAATTTTGTCCTCTGCCTCAGCACCCACAACCAGCTCAAACCAGCCAAAAAAATTGCCGAAACGCTGGTAAAAGAAAAACTCGTCGCCTGCGTCAATTTAGTGCCTCAGCTTCTTTCGATCTATAATTGGAAAAGCAAATTGTGCAAGGACAAGGAAATTTTATTGGTGATGAAAACAAAAAAAAGTCTGGCAAAAAAACTGGAACAAAGGCTCTGCGAATTGCACAGCTACGAAGTGCCCGAGTTTATTGTATTACCGATAGCCGCTTGTTCCAAGGCTTATGGGCTTTGGATGAAAGAGAATACGCTGATATGA
- a CDS encoding AI-2E family transporter, with translation MTPLFQSQKRAFLVLLISLLVLVFYILRPFFLVFLISLVFVLLFYPIYEFFLRKFRGKAYLASFFSTLIMTWVLILPSAIVTSLAVAQLSGVVDPAIEFIQSGKIYKLLGNFNVDLQNYLQRIEQSFHLSINLSGALANTIKQAAFLAYQFSPSVLGQTVSFIAQAFLMLVVVFFLFVEGRSLYQEFVLLSPLKDAHEHALAKEIKTMIHAVLYGFFMTAMVQGLLAAGIFYFLSIKGFIVLGILTFFFSFIPIIGAAGIWVPATLVLFLLGETKSALVLLGYGALIISSVDNFLKPYFMGSGNHVHPALLFLSIMGGVALVGPLGILLGPIAIAVFLAALKIYKQDYLVNS, from the coding sequence ATGACCCCACTTTTTCAATCTCAAAAGAGGGCCTTTCTGGTTTTGTTGATCTCTTTATTGGTGTTGGTCTTTTATATCCTCAGACCTTTCTTTCTGGTTTTCTTGATCAGCCTGGTTTTTGTGCTCTTGTTTTATCCCATTTATGAGTTTTTTCTGAGAAAGTTCAGAGGCAAGGCCTATCTGGCCAGTTTTTTTAGTACGCTTATTATGACCTGGGTGCTCATTTTACCTTCTGCCATTGTGACCTCCCTGGCGGTGGCCCAGTTGTCGGGAGTGGTAGATCCTGCCATCGAATTTATTCAGTCGGGGAAAATCTACAAACTTTTGGGTAATTTTAATGTGGATTTACAGAATTATCTGCAGCGCATCGAGCAGTCTTTTCACCTCAGCATTAATTTAAGCGGGGCCTTGGCCAACACCATCAAACAGGCGGCATTTTTAGCTTATCAATTCTCGCCCAGTGTCTTGGGGCAAACCGTTTCATTCATCGCCCAGGCCTTTCTGATGTTGGTGGTCGTGTTTTTTCTTTTTGTAGAAGGACGAAGTCTGTACCAGGAATTTGTCTTACTTTCTCCCTTAAAAGATGCCCATGAACATGCCCTGGCCAAGGAAATCAAGACGATGATTCATGCCGTCCTCTATGGTTTTTTTATGACGGCCATGGTGCAGGGCTTGCTTGCTGCCGGAATTTTTTATTTTTTAAGCATTAAAGGTTTTATCGTCTTGGGAATTCTCACCTTCTTTTTTTCCTTTATTCCCATCATCGGTGCGGCAGGCATTTGGGTGCCGGCCACGCTTGTTTTATTTTTATTGGGGGAAACAAAATCAGCCCTCGTCTTGTTGGGATATGGAGCCCTGATTATTTCGAGCGTAGATAATTTTTTGAAGCCTTATTTTATGGGCAGTGGAAACCACGTACACCCTGCCCTGCTTTTTCTCTCCATTATGGGAGGTGTTGCCCTAGTGGGGCCTCTGGGGATTTTACTGGGGCCTATTGCCATTGCGGTATTTCTGGCAGCACTTAAAATTTACAAGCAGGATTATCTGGTGAATTCTTAG